Genomic window (Streptomyces cadmiisoli):
GTCAAACAGCAGAGCACGGCCGCCTTCTACGGACAGGCCGTCGCGTCCTTCGCGGTCGCCCTGGCCGCCACCGCCGTCGGCATCTTCCAACTGGACGCCGACCCCTGGGTGCGCGGCTTCCTGGGCATCGCCGTCCTGTATCTCGTCACCTCCGCCTTCACGCTCGCCAAGGTCATCCGGGACCGGCAGGAGGCGGGGCAGATCGTCAACCGGGTCGACCAGGCCCGGCTGGAGAAGCTGCTCGCCGAGCACGATCCGTTCGAGAAGCTCTGAACCAGCTCACTAAGCGCTCGCTCACCTTCGGCGGTATGGTGGTGCCCCTGTCATCGAGAGGGGCGAGCGAGCGATGAGTACGGCGGAGCAGACGGCCGGTGAGGAGGGCCCGACGTGGGGAGAGGTCACCCCTGACGCGGCCCGGCGACTGCTGATCGCCGCCGTGGAGGCCTTCGCCGAACGCGGCTATCACGCGACGACGACCCGGGACATCGCGGGCCGCGCGGGCATGAGCCCGGCCGCGCTGTACATCCATTACAAGACCAAGGAAGAACTGCTGCACCGCATCAGCAGGATCGGCCACGAGAGGGCCCTCGGCATCCTGCGCACCGCGGCGAGCGGCGAGGGCAGCCCGACGGTGCGGCTGGCCGACGCGGTGAGCTCCTTCGTCCGCTGGCACGCCGGAGGGCGCACCACGGCGCGGGTCGTGCAGTACGAACTGGACTCGCTCGGCCCCGAGGCCCGCGCCGAGATCGTCGCGCTGCGCCGGCAGTGCGACGCCCAGGTGCGCGAGATCATCGAGGACGGCGTCGCGGCGGGCGACTTCGAGGTGCTCGACGTGCGGGGCACCACCCTCGCCGTGCTCTCGCTCTGCATCGACGTGGCCCGGTGGTTCAACACCGAGGGCCCCTGGACGCCCGACGAGGTCGGCGCGCTGTACGCCGACCTCGTGCTGCGGATGGTGGGGGCCGAGCGGGCTCCCGGCGGCGAGGGGCGGTAACCCGGCGTCGAGGCCGGGTGGTCAGGGCC
Coding sequences:
- a CDS encoding YiaA/YiaB family inner membrane protein; amino-acid sequence: MSDTSVKQQSTAAFYGQAVASFAVALAATAVGIFQLDADPWVRGFLGIAVLYLVTSAFTLAKVIRDRQEAGQIVNRVDQARLEKLLAEHDPFEKL
- a CDS encoding TetR/AcrR family transcriptional regulator; this translates as MSTAEQTAGEEGPTWGEVTPDAARRLLIAAVEAFAERGYHATTTRDIAGRAGMSPAALYIHYKTKEELLHRISRIGHERALGILRTAASGEGSPTVRLADAVSSFVRWHAGGRTTARVVQYELDSLGPEARAEIVALRRQCDAQVREIIEDGVAAGDFEVLDVRGTTLAVLSLCIDVARWFNTEGPWTPDEVGALYADLVLRMVGAERAPGGEGR